Proteins encoded together in one Terriglobus sp. TAA 43 window:
- a CDS encoding glycoside hydrolase family 43 protein → MKLLRALVLCVLSAGVAVAQTNPLLDHADPFITLHPVQGKYVLLATTGNNITLWSGATVPTAAQESKVVFTAPEGMDQVWSPTLWQMQGKWWIYFTARMNKGGHAIYVLSSDAKDVFGSYTFHGALELGRPSIDPSLLMVKGVPYLMYVTVDRGENAIWMTKLSSPLQPVGEKALIAEPEYPWERGAGTTKNYPVNEGPTALYHAGKTFVVYSGSDTASPRYCLGLLTFRGGDPLVRANWVKTKEPVFEANPANGIYGPGRGTFAQDAGGWWLLYAAKATDDPTSRNRAVRAQRFVWKDGVPVFGVPMMGRSTLADRPCWS, encoded by the coding sequence ATGAAACTTCTTCGTGCGTTGGTGTTGTGTGTTTTGAGTGCGGGTGTTGCGGTGGCGCAGACGAATCCACTACTGGATCATGCGGACCCATTCATTACGCTGCATCCGGTGCAGGGCAAGTATGTGTTGCTGGCGACGACGGGCAACAACATTACGCTTTGGAGCGGCGCTACGGTGCCTACTGCGGCGCAGGAGAGCAAGGTGGTGTTCACTGCTCCTGAGGGAATGGATCAGGTGTGGTCGCCGACGCTGTGGCAGATGCAGGGCAAGTGGTGGATCTACTTTACGGCTCGCATGAACAAGGGCGGCCATGCGATTTATGTATTGTCTTCTGACGCGAAGGATGTGTTTGGCAGTTACACGTTTCATGGAGCGCTGGAGCTGGGAAGACCTTCGATTGATCCGTCGTTGTTGATGGTGAAGGGCGTGCCGTACCTGATGTATGTGACGGTGGATCGCGGTGAGAATGCGATCTGGATGACGAAGCTGTCGTCGCCGTTGCAGCCTGTGGGTGAGAAGGCTTTGATTGCGGAGCCGGAGTATCCGTGGGAGCGTGGTGCGGGGACGACGAAGAATTATCCCGTGAATGAAGGGCCTACGGCGCTGTATCACGCAGGTAAAACGTTTGTTGTGTATTCGGGGAGCGATACGGCTTCGCCGCGGTATTGCCTGGGCTTGCTGACGTTTCGTGGAGGCGATCCGTTGGTGCGTGCGAACTGGGTGAAGACGAAGGAGCCGGTGTTTGAGGCGAATCCTGCGAATGGGATTTATGGGCCGGGGCGTGGCACGTTTGCGCAGGATGCTGGTGGTTGGTGGTTGCTGTATGCGGCGAAGGCTACGGATGATCCAACGTCGCGGAATCGTGCGGTGCGGGCGCAACGATTTGTTTGGAAGGATGGCGTGCCGGTGTTTGGTGTGCCGATGATGGGCCGATCAACTCTCGCTGATCGGCCCTGTTGGTCTTAG
- the hisF gene encoding imidazole glycerol phosphate synthase subunit HisF: MLTKRIIACLDVRAGRVVKGIQFVDIIDAGDPAELAHRHAAAGADEIVLLDITATHEGRGTLLDTVKRTADKLFIPFTVGGGIRSAEDAEQVFLAGADKVSINSSAIARPELIGEIGSSFGAQAVIVAIDAKRAADSSDPVGDAEVYVSGGRKNTGLKVVDWAIEAEQRGAGEILLTSMDSDGRRTGFDDELTARVSQAVQIPVIASGGAGNAQHFADVFGRGKADAALAASIFHFGITDSWALKRELQQHGVPVRL; encoded by the coding sequence ATGCTGACCAAACGCATCATCGCCTGCCTCGACGTTCGTGCCGGACGCGTAGTCAAAGGCATTCAATTCGTCGACATCATCGACGCCGGTGACCCCGCCGAACTCGCGCACCGCCACGCCGCGGCAGGCGCGGACGAGATCGTACTACTCGACATCACCGCGACACACGAAGGCCGCGGAACGCTTCTCGACACCGTAAAACGCACCGCAGACAAACTCTTCATCCCCTTCACAGTAGGCGGCGGCATCCGCAGCGCAGAAGACGCGGAACAGGTCTTCCTTGCAGGCGCAGACAAGGTCAGCATCAACAGCTCCGCGATCGCGCGCCCCGAGCTCATCGGCGAAATCGGCAGTAGCTTCGGCGCACAAGCCGTCATCGTCGCCATCGACGCCAAGCGTGCCGCGGACTCATCCGATCCTGTGGGCGACGCCGAAGTGTACGTAAGCGGCGGCCGCAAAAACACGGGCTTGAAAGTAGTTGATTGGGCCATTGAAGCCGAGCAGCGTGGCGCAGGCGAAATCCTGCTCACCAGCATGGACTCTGACGGCCGACGCACCGGTTTCGACGACGAACTCACCGCACGCGTCTCGCAGGCCGTGCAGATCCCCGTCATCGCCAGCGGCGGCGCAGGCAACGCACAGCACTTCGCCGATGTCTTCGGTCGCGGCAAAGCCGACGCAGCACTCGCCGCCAGCATCTTCCACTTCGGCATCACCGATAGCTGGGCACTCAAACGCGAACTGCAACAACACGGCGTCCCAGTCCGCCTGTAA
- a CDS encoding YcxB family protein, with protein MEANYRLELKDYLAAQALHVKKHPTTRFSLLFWTLVMPALGLLMLFSAMRTVPDEDLRWPIAGYIPSLWLLSLAVLVPLLRRYNFRKQFKQMFPKDDQNHECYLSANDEHLISGIHGASEGRFFWPSLYKAVSNNNMLLIYVAKKRFLFIPLEKLDPSDRDELVDLTQRKMGTK; from the coding sequence ATGGAAGCGAATTATCGTCTCGAGCTCAAAGATTATTTAGCCGCACAAGCTCTGCACGTGAAGAAGCATCCGACAACACGCTTCTCTCTGCTGTTCTGGACACTCGTCATGCCCGCACTCGGCCTCCTGATGCTTTTCTCTGCAATGCGTACGGTCCCAGATGAAGATTTGCGTTGGCCAATCGCGGGATACATCCCCAGTCTCTGGCTGCTTAGCTTGGCCGTCTTGGTTCCACTGTTACGTCGTTATAACTTTCGGAAACAGTTCAAGCAGATGTTTCCGAAAGACGACCAGAATCACGAGTGCTACCTGAGCGCCAACGATGAGCATTTGATTTCAGGTATCCACGGAGCGAGTGAAGGCCGCTTTTTCTGGCCGAGCCTATACAAAGCCGTAAGTAACAACAACATGCTGTTGATCTACGTCGCCAAGAAGCGATTCCTATTCATTCCGCTTGAGAAGCTTGATCCTTCAGATCGAGACGAGTTGGTTGATTTGACTCAGAGAAAGATGGGGACGAAGTAA
- the hisH gene encoding imidazole glycerol phosphate synthase subunit HisH — MIQVIDYKAGNLTSVVKALNYLGAKTNITQSPDDVRKADKIVLPGVGHFRATQLLHDLQLTEATREAIARGVPFLGICVGLQWLYQGSTEAESTDGLCAFGGKCERFPAIFNGAELKSPHVGWNSLEDIRPDSKLLRGITNGEFVYYTHSWRAPISKDTAASTSYGGPFTSAVERDNVMGVQFHPEKSGDTGLQLLRNFVEL, encoded by the coding sequence ATGATCCAAGTAATCGACTACAAAGCCGGCAATCTCACCAGCGTGGTTAAGGCGCTTAACTACCTCGGTGCAAAGACAAACATCACGCAATCGCCCGACGACGTGCGCAAGGCCGACAAGATCGTCCTTCCCGGCGTGGGCCACTTCCGTGCCACACAGCTTCTACACGACCTGCAATTGACTGAGGCCACACGCGAAGCCATCGCACGCGGCGTGCCCTTCCTTGGCATCTGCGTGGGACTGCAGTGGCTCTATCAAGGCTCGACGGAAGCCGAGAGCACAGACGGCCTCTGCGCCTTCGGCGGCAAGTGCGAACGCTTCCCCGCCATCTTCAACGGAGCCGAACTCAAAAGCCCACACGTCGGTTGGAACTCCCTCGAAGACATCCGCCCCGACAGCAAACTGCTGCGCGGCATCACCAACGGCGAGTTCGTCTATTACACCCACTCCTGGCGCGCGCCCATCAGCAAAGACACCGCAGCCTCCACCAGCTACGGCGGCCCCTTCACCTCAGCCGTAGAACGCGACAACGTAATGGGAGTCCAGTTCCACCCAGAAAAATCCGGTGACACCGGCTTGCAGCTACTTCGCAATTTTGTGGAGCTTTAA
- a CDS encoding Imm50 family immunity protein has protein sequence MADELAYQSITGHEAIVDWFGCWPSFHDAEVVDIELHRAGRSRLHVHTFEMTNEVDERSRYKLNKHAIVTFSFEEISSMELRWFNQQNVLSDLSIELSSEQITILLGHCFGVEGHIASQRVSVSIKPGVPEDGIYASEKS, from the coding sequence ATGGCAGACGAACTGGCATACCAAAGCATTACAGGCCACGAAGCGATTGTGGATTGGTTCGGCTGTTGGCCGAGTTTCCATGATGCAGAGGTGGTCGACATTGAGTTGCACCGCGCTGGTCGTTCCCGCCTTCACGTCCATACATTCGAGATGACAAACGAAGTGGATGAACGTAGCCGCTACAAGCTCAACAAACATGCAATTGTTACGTTTTCGTTTGAAGAAATCTCGTCTATGGAACTCCGCTGGTTCAACCAACAAAACGTGCTGTCTGATCTTTCCATTGAGCTCTCGTCAGAACAAATAACCATTCTTCTTGGCCATTGTTTCGGCGTTGAAGGTCACATCGCTTCACAACGCGTTTCCGTCTCAATAAAACCCGGCGTGCCAGAAGATGGCATTTACGCTTCGGAAAAATCATGA
- the hisB gene encoding imidazoleglycerol-phosphate dehydratase HisB, with protein MSNPENGSDLHTAPAYTEAFANQPGTPAVAATASPRIAEVDRNTTETKIKLRLNLDGQGTYNVRTGIRFFDHMLELFTRHGGFDLDLVCNGDLDVDQHHTIEDVGIALGEAFDKALGDKKGILRAGYFVMAMDETLAVAAIDISGRVGYAVDDQVNVAIVGDMQTELVTDFFDGFARGGRCNVHVKTMYGRSNHHKIEAIFKAFARALRGAVSRDERMKDLLPSTKGLL; from the coding sequence ATGAGTAACCCCGAAAACGGCAGCGACCTCCACACCGCACCCGCATACACCGAAGCGTTCGCCAATCAGCCGGGCACTCCCGCAGTGGCTGCCACCGCATCGCCACGCATCGCGGAGGTTGATCGCAACACCACTGAAACCAAGATCAAGCTGCGCCTCAACCTCGACGGCCAGGGCACCTACAACGTCCGCACCGGGATCCGCTTCTTCGATCACATGCTGGAACTCTTCACGCGCCACGGCGGCTTCGATCTCGACCTCGTCTGCAACGGCGACCTCGACGTCGACCAGCATCACACCATTGAAGATGTAGGCATCGCACTCGGCGAAGCATTCGATAAAGCACTCGGCGACAAGAAGGGCATCCTTCGCGCAGGCTACTTCGTCATGGCCATGGACGAGACACTCGCCGTCGCCGCCATCGACATCAGCGGCCGCGTCGGCTACGCCGTAGACGATCAGGTCAATGTAGCCATCGTCGGCGACATGCAAACCGAACTCGTCACCGACTTTTTCGACGGCTTCGCCCGCGGCGGCCGCTGCAACGTCCACGTAAAAACCATGTACGGCCGCAGCAACCACCACAAAATCGAAGCCATCTTCAAAGCCTTCGCCCGAGCCCTGCGCGGAGCCGTAAGCCGCGACGAACGCATGAAAGACCTGCTGCCGAGCACCAAAGGATTGCTCTAA
- the hisC gene encoding histidinol-phosphate transaminase: protein MSDIQPRRAILAMPEYHPPLGGRDALRLDFNENTHAPSPRVREALSTLSLESFTIYPERGPVEAKVAAHYGLKPEQVLLANGTDEGIHLVTYTFLEEGDECLFATPSFFMYDVNAMAMGAKLVRIQMDDKLEFPYERMLAAITPKTKLIILCSPNNPTGNTITREQIRTIAKAAPHAVILVDEAYFHFFGESIMDDLVRGELDNILMARTFSKAYGLANLRVGAIAGPVKLINHLRKASSPYNVNGIALTAVNASVDDTEYIDWYVAQITEGRERIYKALANMKVPYWQSHANFVLMHIGPRHKEFVDGMRARGVLVRDRSSDPGLDGCVRITIGLEDQITTGIAALRDTLAGMGWTPAEVNKPETQPKETPDYE, encoded by the coding sequence ATGAGCGACATTCAACCCCGCCGCGCCATCCTCGCCATGCCCGAGTATCACCCGCCCCTCGGCGGCCGCGACGCTCTGCGCCTCGACTTCAACGAGAACACGCACGCACCATCGCCGCGCGTACGTGAAGCGCTCAGCACACTCTCGCTGGAAAGCTTCACCATCTATCCCGAGCGTGGCCCAGTAGAAGCCAAGGTCGCCGCACACTACGGCCTCAAGCCAGAGCAGGTGTTGCTCGCCAACGGCACCGACGAAGGCATTCACCTCGTCACCTACACCTTCCTTGAAGAAGGTGACGAATGCCTCTTCGCAACGCCGTCGTTCTTCATGTACGACGTCAACGCGATGGCGATGGGCGCGAAGCTCGTTCGCATCCAGATGGACGACAAGCTTGAGTTCCCCTACGAGCGCATGCTCGCAGCCATCACACCAAAGACCAAGCTCATCATCCTCTGCTCGCCGAACAACCCAACAGGCAACACCATCACGCGCGAACAGATCCGCACCATCGCCAAAGCCGCGCCACACGCGGTCATCCTCGTCGACGAAGCGTACTTCCACTTCTTCGGCGAATCCATCATGGACGACCTTGTTCGTGGCGAACTGGACAACATCCTCATGGCTCGTACCTTCAGCAAGGCCTACGGTCTCGCCAACCTGCGCGTCGGCGCCATTGCCGGACCAGTTAAGCTGATTAACCATCTCCGCAAAGCCAGCTCGCCGTACAACGTCAACGGCATCGCACTCACCGCCGTCAACGCCAGCGTGGACGACACCGAATACATCGACTGGTACGTCGCGCAGATCACCGAAGGCCGCGAACGCATCTACAAAGCGTTGGCCAACATGAAGGTGCCCTACTGGCAGTCGCACGCGAACTTCGTTCTGATGCACATTGGCCCGCGCCACAAGGAATTTGTAGACGGCATGCGCGCACGTGGCGTACTCGTCCGCGACCGCAGCAGCGACCCCGGCCTCGATGGCTGCGTGCGCATCACCATCGGCCTTGAAGATCAGATCACCACCGGCATCGCCGCACTCCGCGACACGCTTGCAGGCATGGGATGGACGCCCGCCGAAGTGAACAAGCCGGAGACACAACCGAAGGAGACACCCGACTATGAGTAA
- the hisD gene encoding histidinol dehydrogenase, translating into MKLIKTTGRAKANAYELLATLERRGAVKTAEVEPIVRKIMRDVQKNGDKALLKYAAQFDSLNGPIRVTQEEMLAAWNETSPELKAALQTAAENIRSFAEQQKAEEWMTQNTPGVTVGQIVRPLESVGCYVPGGRFPLPSTLLMTAIPASVAGVKRIVVCSPKPARETLAAAHLAGITEMYRTGGAQAIAALAYGTQTITHVDKIVGPGNLYVTAAKIIASTECGIDMPAGPTEIVVTSEKGNAAGIAADLVAQAEHDPETLAVFVTANEQLARDVVAETKLQAKGNKLAEISLKARGTVFLCGDIEETHTITNRLAPEHLTVDSDKDLKWVINAGSVFIGNYSPQSMGDYISGPNHVLPTGRVGRMRGGLSVNDFLKVITVQNYTRSGLATLAPHAIALAEAEGLIAHANSVRIRRKGGKR; encoded by the coding sequence ATGAAGCTCATCAAGACCACAGGCCGCGCCAAAGCCAACGCCTACGAACTCCTCGCCACACTCGAGCGCCGCGGTGCAGTCAAAACCGCCGAAGTCGAACCCATTGTTCGCAAGATCATGCGCGACGTACAGAAGAACGGCGACAAAGCTCTCCTAAAATACGCAGCGCAGTTCGACAGCCTGAACGGCCCCATCCGCGTAACGCAGGAAGAAATGCTTGCCGCGTGGAATGAAACATCACCAGAACTAAAAGCAGCACTGCAAACCGCAGCAGAAAACATCCGCAGCTTCGCCGAACAACAGAAGGCCGAAGAGTGGATGACGCAGAACACACCCGGCGTCACCGTAGGCCAGATCGTTCGCCCGCTTGAATCCGTTGGCTGCTACGTCCCCGGCGGACGCTTTCCTCTTCCCTCGACATTGCTGATGACCGCGATCCCCGCATCCGTCGCAGGCGTAAAGCGCATCGTTGTATGCTCGCCCAAGCCAGCACGCGAAACACTCGCCGCAGCGCACCTTGCAGGCATCACGGAGATGTATCGCACCGGCGGCGCGCAGGCCATCGCGGCACTCGCCTACGGCACGCAGACCATCACACATGTCGATAAGATCGTCGGTCCCGGCAACCTCTACGTCACCGCCGCCAAGATCATCGCCAGCACAGAGTGCGGCATCGACATGCCCGCAGGCCCCACGGAAATCGTCGTCACCAGCGAAAAAGGCAACGCCGCAGGCATCGCCGCCGACCTAGTCGCGCAGGCTGAGCACGACCCCGAAACACTCGCCGTCTTCGTCACTGCAAACGAACAGCTCGCACGCGACGTTGTTGCGGAAACCAAGCTGCAAGCCAAGGGCAACAAGCTCGCCGAAATCTCGTTGAAGGCACGCGGCACTGTGTTCCTCTGCGGCGATATCGAAGAGACACATACCATCACCAATCGCCTCGCACCCGAACATCTCACCGTCGATAGCGACAAGGACCTCAAGTGGGTCATCAACGCGGGCAGTGTCTTCATCGGCAACTACTCGCCGCAATCCATGGGCGATTACATCAGCGGCCCCAACCACGTTCTGCCCACGGGCCGCGTCGGTCGCATGCGTGGTGGACTCAGCGTGAACGACTTCCTCAAAGTCATCACCGTGCAGAACTACACGCGCAGCGGCCTCGCCACACTCGCGCCGCACGCCATCGCACTCGCAGAGGCCGAAGGCCTCATCGCGCACGCCAACTCCGTGCGCATCCGCAGAAAAGGAGGCAAACGATGA
- the hisG gene encoding ATP phosphoribosyltransferase, whose product MSKKLKLGIPKGSLQDATLNLFKLAGWQIDPSGRSYFPSINDAEIECMLVRAQEMARYVETGSLDAGLTGNDWILENLSDVERITSLTYSKASRQKVKWVLCVPEDSPYQKPEDLEGKVIATELVEYTKRYFAEKNINVKVDFSWGATEVKPPMLCDAIVEVTETGNSLRANRLRVIDLLMESETQFIANKAAYADPFKKQKIDNLALMLNGAINALSQVGLMLNVPKANLDEILSILPALSSPTVSHLKDENWVAVNTILPESTVREVIPKLKAAGGSGIVEYPLSKVVL is encoded by the coding sequence GTGAGCAAGAAACTCAAACTCGGCATCCCCAAGGGCTCCCTCCAGGACGCCACACTCAACCTCTTCAAACTCGCTGGCTGGCAAATCGACCCCTCGGGCCGCAGCTACTTCCCTTCCATCAACGATGCCGAAATCGAATGCATGCTCGTCCGCGCGCAGGAGATGGCACGCTACGTGGAAACCGGCTCGCTCGACGCAGGCCTTACCGGCAACGACTGGATCCTTGAGAACCTCTCCGACGTTGAGCGCATCACGTCGCTCACGTACTCCAAGGCCAGCCGCCAGAAGGTAAAGTGGGTTCTCTGCGTTCCCGAAGACTCGCCCTATCAGAAGCCCGAAGACCTGGAAGGCAAAGTCATCGCCACCGAACTGGTCGAGTACACCAAGCGCTACTTCGCCGAAAAGAACATCAACGTTAAGGTCGACTTCTCCTGGGGCGCAACCGAAGTGAAGCCGCCCATGCTCTGCGACGCCATCGTTGAAGTTACTGAGACCGGCAACAGCCTCCGCGCCAACCGCCTTCGCGTCATCGACCTTCTGATGGAAAGCGAAACGCAATTCATCGCCAACAAGGCTGCCTACGCCGATCCGTTCAAGAAGCAGAAGATCGACAACCTGGCGCTCATGCTCAACGGCGCCATCAACGCGCTCTCGCAGGTCGGCCTCATGCTCAACGTACCCAAGGCAAACCTCGACGAAATCCTGTCGATCCTGCCCGCACTCTCGTCGCCCACCGTGTCGCATTTGAAGGATGAAAACTGGGTCGCCGTGAACACCATCCTGCCCGAAAGCACCGTCCGCGAAGTGATCCCCAAGCTCAAGGCAGCAGGCGGCAGTGGCATCGTCGAATATCCGCTGAGCAAGGTCGTTCTGTAG
- the hisI gene encoding phosphoribosyl-AMP cyclohydrolase, translated as MTTAAPQPTIDFAKAGGLVPGIVQDAATGQMLMLGFLNEESYRRTLESGFVTFFSRTRNKLWMKGETSGNRLKIVSVRTDCDFDTLLFQVEVEGDGLVCHEGTVSCFTKEIELGK; from the coding sequence ATGACCACAGCAGCACCGCAACCCACCATCGATTTCGCAAAAGCAGGCGGCCTTGTCCCCGGCATCGTGCAGGACGCAGCCACCGGCCAGATGCTCATGCTCGGCTTCCTGAATGAAGAGAGCTACCGCCGCACCCTCGAGTCCGGCTTCGTCACCTTCTTCTCGCGCACACGCAACAAGCTGTGGATGAAGGGCGAGACCAGCGGCAACCGCCTGAAGATTGTCAGCGTCCGCACCGACTGCGACTTTGACACGCTGCTCTTCCAGGTGGAAGTGGAAGGCGACGGCCTGGTCTGCCACGAAGGCACCGTAAGCTGCTTCACCAAAGAAATCGAACTCGGCAAGTAA
- a CDS encoding helix-hairpin-helix domain-containing protein, whose product MKFFRSLPLLALALTLLPVSPAQSKPAAKAAATAPTPPAMTMGDPLDINTASLDQLQALPGIGQVYSKKIIDGRPYTAKNQLVSRGIVPKATYDKISSQIVAKQVKK is encoded by the coding sequence ATGAAGTTTTTCCGCTCGCTTCCCCTTCTTGCACTGGCGCTGACCCTGCTGCCGGTTTCACCCGCGCAGAGCAAGCCGGCAGCCAAGGCTGCTGCAACTGCTCCGACCCCCCCGGCGATGACCATGGGTGATCCGCTGGATATCAATACTGCGTCGCTGGACCAACTGCAGGCTCTGCCGGGCATTGGCCAGGTGTACTCGAAGAAGATCATTGATGGTCGCCCGTACACGGCGAAGAACCAGCTTGTGTCGCGCGGGATTGTTCCCAAGGCGACGTATGACAAGATTTCGTCGCAGATTGTGGCGAAGCAGGTTAAGAAGTAG
- the pgm gene encoding phosphoglucomutase (alpha-D-glucose-1,6-bisphosphate-dependent), with translation MSNSPNAGKLPDPPRLTALPRLVSAYYTLHPDADNAAQKVSFGTSGHRGSALHGAFNEDHILAITQAICEYRAGQKITGPLFLAMDTHALSEPAFRSALEVLAANGVATRIGAGTPETNGQPGYTPTPALSHAILDYNKDRKDGLADGIVITPSHNPPEDGGFKYTPPNGGPADTDVTGWVQNRANDILKAKLADVKRVAFEQALKASTTTKHDYITEYVDGLSNVVNMEAIAASGLKLGVDPLGGAGVYYWQRIADKYKLPLQVLSTIVDPTFRFMHIDWDGKIRMDCSSPFAMAGMIQNKDHFDVSWACDTDHDRHGVVAKSTGLLNPNHYLAVSIEYLFDNRPNWRKDAAIGKTLVSSSMIDRVGAGLGRKVLEVPVGFKWFVNGLSDGSLGFGGEESAGASFLCLDGGAWSTDKDGLIMGLLSAEMTARTGKDPGELYHSLTARYGNPVYQRIDAAATKEEKAKLGKLSPEQVTTKELAGEPITAILTKAPGNGASIGGLKVATENGWFAARPSGTEDVYKIYAESFQGEDHLRQIQDEAKQLVNAALKG, from the coding sequence ATGAGCAACAGCCCGAACGCCGGAAAACTGCCCGATCCACCCCGTCTGACCGCCCTGCCCCGCCTCGTCTCCGCCTACTACACGCTGCATCCTGACGCGGACAATGCTGCGCAGAAGGTCAGCTTCGGAACGAGCGGCCATCGCGGCTCCGCGCTCCACGGCGCATTCAATGAGGACCACATCCTCGCCATCACACAGGCCATCTGTGAGTACCGCGCAGGCCAGAAGATCACCGGCCCGCTCTTTCTCGCGATGGATACGCACGCGCTCAGCGAACCCGCATTCCGCAGCGCGCTTGAAGTCCTCGCAGCCAACGGCGTTGCCACGCGCATCGGCGCAGGCACACCCGAGACCAACGGCCAGCCCGGCTACACGCCAACGCCCGCGCTCTCGCACGCCATCCTTGACTACAACAAGGACCGCAAGGACGGCCTGGCTGACGGCATCGTCATCACGCCCTCGCACAATCCACCGGAGGATGGCGGCTTCAAGTACACCCCCCCCAACGGCGGCCCCGCCGACACAGACGTCACCGGCTGGGTGCAGAACCGCGCCAACGACATCCTGAAAGCGAAGCTCGCAGACGTAAAGCGCGTCGCATTCGAGCAGGCGCTCAAGGCCTCCACAACGACGAAGCACGACTACATCACCGAGTACGTTGACGGCCTCTCCAACGTCGTCAACATGGAAGCCATTGCCGCCAGCGGCCTCAAGCTCGGCGTCGATCCTCTCGGTGGCGCAGGCGTCTATTACTGGCAGCGCATCGCAGACAAATACAAGCTGCCGCTGCAGGTGCTCTCCACCATCGTGGATCCCACCTTCCGCTTCATGCACATCGATTGGGATGGCAAGATCCGCATGGATTGCTCCTCGCCCTTCGCCATGGCTGGCATGATCCAGAACAAGGATCACTTCGACGTAAGCTGGGCCTGCGACACCGACCACGATCGCCACGGCGTCGTTGCCAAATCCACCGGCCTGCTGAACCCCAACCACTACCTAGCCGTCAGCATCGAATACCTCTTCGACAACCGCCCCAACTGGCGTAAGGATGCGGCCATCGGCAAGACTCTCGTGTCATCGTCGATGATTGACCGCGTCGGCGCTGGCCTTGGCCGCAAGGTTCTCGAAGTGCCTGTCGGCTTCAAGTGGTTCGTCAACGGTCTCTCCGATGGCTCACTCGGCTTCGGCGGCGAAGAGTCCGCAGGCGCATCGTTCCTGTGTCTCGACGGCGGCGCATGGTCCACCGACAAGGACGGCCTCATCATGGGCCTGCTCTCCGCCGAAATGACCGCACGCACCGGCAAGGATCCCGGCGAACTCTACCACTCGCTCACCGCGCGTTACGGCAACCCGGTCTATCAGCGCATTGACGCCGCAGCCACCAAGGAAGAGAAGGCCAAACTCGGCAAACTGTCACCGGAACAGGTCACGACCAAGGAACTGGCAGGCGAACCCATCACTGCCATCCTCACGAAGGCACCCGGTAACGGCGCATCCATTGGCGGTCTGAAGGTCGCCACGGAAAACGGCTGGTTTGCAGCACGTCCCTCCGGCACGGAAGACGTCTACAAAATCTACGCGGAAAGCTTCCAGGGTGAAGACCACCTCCGCCAGATTCAGGACGAAGCCAAGCAACTGGTCAACGCAGCCCTCAAAGGCTAA